In Deinococcus maricopensis DSM 21211, the sequence AAACAGGAGGCTGGGCTTGCCCATAGCTTGTGGAACCCTGAGCGCCTGGGGCTTCGGCTTTTTGATGAGGTCGGCGTTGGGTGCCCGCTCCCTCGAACGGTCGGCTCCTGAACCTGTTTGCGGGAAAGCGATGAGGGGCCGTCAATTCCTATAGGTCTTTTGTCAAGTGATCTTGACATCCTGTGCTTCGCAACGCATCCTGTGTAAAGGAATGTTGACATTCCCCGGAGGATGCCATGAACGACCGTCCCGCTCCCCCCCTGGACCGCCTGTACCTCCTCAAAGTGCTGCTCGGCCTCCTGGCACTGGCCTCGCTGGTGCTGCTCGCGCAGACCCTCGACCTCCTCGGCCTTCCACTTCTTCAGCAACGACTGTTGCTCAGCCTGCTGGTCCTCCTTGCCGCCGCCATCGTGCCCGCCTCACGGATCATCTACCGACGAACGGACGAACTGGAGCAGATCCTGCATCAGCACGCCAGCATGAACAGCCTGGCCATCATCGCGTCAGCCTCGGCGATCCTCGGCATCCTGCAGGCCGGACACCTGCTCCCGGTCTTCAATCAATTCTGGACGCTCGGGCTGGTCATCGGCATCTGGGGTGTACAGCTGATGCTGACCGACCGTCGCTACAAGTAATACCCGCACGAACGGAGACTGTATGCCTGAGACGCCACAACGCATCCTGGTGACCGGCGCGGCCGGTTACCTAGCCTCCTGGATCGTGGAGGATCTGCTCCGCAACGGCCACACTGTTCACGGCACGGTGCGCCACCTGAAGGACCACAGCAAGATTCAGCACCTGACCGACTTGGCAGCCAGGTACCCGCAGCGCCTCCTGCTGTTCGAAGCAGACCTCCTGAGCGAAGGAAGCTTCGATCAGGCCATGCAGGGCTGTTCGGTCGTGATTCACACGGCCTCCCCCTACTTCCTCGATCGGCCGCGTGACGTGGAGCAGCAATTGATTCAGCCTGCACTCGGCGGAACCCGAAATGTGCTCGCCGCCGTAAAACGCACCGAAACCATCAAGCGTGTGGTGCTGACGAGCAGCATCGCAGCCCTGTACAACGACGCCTGCGACCTGAGCGGTGTGGACGGTCAGACCGTGCAGGAGGGCGACGTCAACCCGAACACCCGCAAGACGCACAACCCGTACGCGTATTCCAAGACGATTGCCGAACAGGCCGCCTGGGAAGAATGTCGGCAGCAGCAGCGCTGGGACCTGGTGTCGATGCATCCGGGCGCCATCTTCGGTCCTTCGCTGTCCAAGCGTCCGGACGCGACCAGTGTCGGCATGATGATGCAGTTCCTGAATGGCACCTACCGTCAAGGCGTCCCCAGACTCTGGCTGGGGCTGGTGGACGTGCGGGACGCCGCCCGGGCTCACGTGCGCGCTGCAACGCTCGCCGAAGCGCACCACCGGTACATTGTGGTGGCCGAGAGCCTCAGGCTCCTGGAGATCGCCCGGTTGATGCGGGTGCGTGAATTTGGCGTTGAGGACAAGCTGCCACAGGCCGAAGTGCCCAAAGGGCTCATGTGGTTGATGGGACCGATGGTCGGATTGCAGCGACGCTACATTGCACGTAATGTCAACTTCCCTGTTCACTTCAACAACCAGCGCAGCCAGACGGAACTGGGCGTGCATTACCGCGCCCCGGCTGAAACCTTGAATGACCATATTCGGCAGCTGGTCGGTGATGGGCTCATCCGGGCATGAGGCGGTGCGGGTGTTCGTGGCTACGTGGGACGTCCAGCGGTGAATAACCACATTCGGGCCCTGCGGAAGCAGCGGGGCTGGACGCAATCCGACCTGGCAGAGCAACTGGACGTGTCACGTCAGACCATCAATGCCATTGAGACGGGCAAATACGACCCGAGCCTGCCGCTTGCCTTTCGGATCAGCCTTTTGTTTGCGGCCCGCATTGAGGACATCTTCCTGTTTCAGGAATCTGCGGGCCAGTAACGGGCATTGACGTGGGTCACAAGGTGATGCGTGACGCAGGCAGATGCGATGTGCGCCTGAGCCGTGTCCTGAGCTGGCGTGGCCAGTGCGCACATCCTGTGGTGAGTGGCTGGGGGGTGCTGGTCCGTGCCTGCGGTGGCGCCTTGGATCAGACGGATCGGCGTTCCTCGGCGGAACGGACGACCCACACGACGCCAAGGCCGATGGCGGCCCCGACCACTGTTTCGACGGTGCGTGATGCCAGCAGCCCCCAGGTGCCGGACGGGTGCGCGAGCTGCGTCATCAGGAGCGCCAGCGGGGTGACGAACAGCAGCGCGACGCTGTAGTTTCTCGCCACGAACAGTTCCGCGAGGAACTGCAGGGTCACGATCCACACCACCTGGGCCCACGGCTGCCACGGCACCGCCAGCAGCACAGCGGAGAACACCACGCCCAGCAGGGTTCCGACAATCCGCTGAATCCCGCGTTTGACGCGGCCCTGGTGGTCCTGAGCGGAGATAGGCGCGACGGCGGCCACCACGGCCCATGCCCCGTGCCCGAACGCGGCAAGCAGGGCGGCCGCGGCGCCGCCCAGCAGGGCCGCCAGCGTATGGCGCAGGCCGTGCCACGTCAGTTCCACCTCGCGCAGCGAGTTCGGGGGTGGCAGGTGCAGTTCGTCCGGGCGGGTGCGTTCCGAGAAGCGCGCGCCCAGAACGCCGAGCGTCACACTGAATGCCGCGGCGGCCACGCCAACGCCCATGGCCAGCCCGAACGGCGCTGGCTTCGGGAGGCTCGCGATGCTCGTGACGGCGAACACGAAAAACAACGATCCGGCGGGTCGTAATCCCAGTGCGGCGGCCAGGACGGCGCCCACACCGGAGGTGACGGCGGCGGCCAGGGCGAGGCCCCAGGGGCCGATGTGCGTTGCGGCGAGCCACCATCCGAAGGCCTCGCAGGTCAGGAGCAGGACCGCGCTGGTCAGTTGATGCCGGAAGCGGGAGCTGAGGGGTTCGTGCCGCGCGTAGATGCCGGTGAACGCCGCAAACGAGGCGTAGATGGTGAGGTCGAGGCGGTTCAGGGACAGCAGGAGCAGCAGCGGCAGCGCGACGCCCAGGGCGATGCGGCCGGCGGGCAGGTGGTCACGCTGTGCCGGCGCCAGCTGCAGGAATTCTCGTACGTAGCGCATCATCGCGTCCTGGTCCCTGTTCGTTCCTGCACGACCCGTAGTGTACGTTGGTCCCGGCGGCGGGGCGCTTTCGCGTGCGTGAAGGTTCGTTGCACGACAGGGGCTGGCGGCGTGGGCCATGCTGGAGCGGTGCTGTGGCGTGCGCCACGCGGAAAGGAGCCCGCATGACTCTTCCCCCTGCTCGACTGGACGCCTACCGTGAGGCGCTGCGCGCGTATGGCCTGACGCCTGGGCAGCCGTACCGGGTGCTGGCGGTGTTGACGACGGGCCTCCCTGGGGAGGCGATTGAGGTGGCGGTGTTGCGTGAGGACGGGTCGGCGTTCGTGCGCCGCGCGTTCCCGAGCGTGGAGGTCGAGGTGGGCGCTGCGCGCGTGCATGGGTTGGACCGTTCGGGGCTGCTCGGGGAGGCGCCGCTGGCGGAGTGGCGTGAGGCGCTGCTGGCGGAGTTGCGGGGGTTCACGGTGCGGGCGTGGGCGGCGGCGTTCGCGTTGCAGGCGCTGAATGCGGCGCTGGCGGCGGGCGGGGCGGAGCCGATTCAGGGAACGGTGACGGGCGTGCAGGATCTGCTGGAGCGCGCGTACCCGGATGAGCCCCGCCCGGCGTTGCGCGCGGTGTGCCTGCAACTGCAGGTGCCCGTGCCGGATGGACGGAGTGCGCTGGGGACGGCGCAGGCGACGCGCGCGGTCGTGGACGCTCTGCTCAGCTGAGCGGTTCGGCGTTTTCGGGCGCGGCAGGCGTTTCGGGTCGGTGCAGGGCGGGCGCGGCGAGGCGCAGGGTGTGCGCGCGGATGTCAGCGGGCCAGTCGGCGGTGAGCGCGTCGAGGCGGTCGCCCTGCCCGGCGTAGAGGGCGCGTGAAGCTTCCTCGTAGTGTGGGAGGTCGCCGGCGAGGGCGGTCATGAAGCGTCCGGCGGCTTCAGCGGCGCGCGCGGCGCCCTGCGGGTCGGGCTGGAGTTTGCGGGCGTCGTCGATCAGGCGGCGCAGGGTGGCGGACGCGCCGCCGCGTTGCTCGTCGAGCCACGCCCAGTGTCGGGGGAGCAGGGTGACTTCGCGGGAGGTGACGCCGAGTTTTGGGCGGCCCGGGCCTTTTTTGGCGGGTGGGGGCAAGTGGCGTTGGAGGACGTCGTCAAGGGTGCCGCGCAGGTCGAAGTCGACCTGCTGGCCGGTGTGGTCGTCGAAGATCAGGGTGGGGGCGCCGTGCTGGTCGTGGTGGGTTTTGAGGGTACGCAGCAGATCGGGGAGCGGCGCGGTGATGAGCAGGTTCGGGCCGCTGAAGGCGGTGTAGGTGCGGTCGTCCATGCCTGCAGACTACGCGCGTGACCGTACTGCTGTCGATAACACCCCGGTAAAATCTGTTTGGGTGGGTCGTGCTCAGCGCAGCGCCCTCGGGTACGCCGCTGCCGTGAAGCGCACGAACGCCCCGCCGGACGCGCGGTTGCCGAGCCTGGCGAGCCCGCCGTGCGCTTCCGCGATGCTGCGCACGATGGCGAGGCCCAACCCCGCGCCGTGCGCATCGCGGTGCGCGCGGTAGAACCGCTCGAAGCCGCGCTGCAGGCCTTCCACCGTGAAGCCCGGCCCCTCGTCCTCCACCGTGAACGCCACGGCGTCCAGTTCCTGCGCCGCGTGCACGTGAATGACCGTGCCGGGCGGGGCGTGCCGCGCGGCGTTGCGCAGCAGGTTCCAGAGGGCCTGCTCCAGCCGCAGCGCGTCCGCGTGCGCCCACACCTGCTGCAGGCCGCGCACGCTCACCCGCAGGTCATGCTGCGGCAGCACCGGGCGCACACGGTCCGCGAACGCCGTCAGCCACGCGCGCACCTCCAGCGGTTCAGGCCGCAGCGCCTCGCCCGAGTCGAGGCGCGTGAGCGTCAGCAGATCCTCCACGAGCCGCCCGGCGCGCTCCGACTCGCGGCGCGCCGCCATCAACAGCTCCAGGCGCACCTGCGTGTCCTCTGGCGCGCGCGCGAGCACCTCCAGGTACCCGTTCAACGCCGCCAGGGGGGTGCGCAGCTCGTGGGACGCGTCCGCCGCGAACGCGCGCGTGCGTGACTCCTCGGCGCGCAGGGCCGCGAACGACCCGTCGAGGCGGTCCAGCATGCCGTTCAGGCTCTCCGCGAGGGCGCGCACCTCGTCGTGCGTGGCGGGCACGGGCAGGCGCTCACTCAGGTGCGCCGCCGACAGGCGCCGCGCCTGCCGCGTGATGCCCCGCAGCGGCTGCAACCCCAGGCGCAGCAGCACGCCGCCGGTCAGGGAGGCAACCAGCACCAGCGCCGCCGCGATGGACAGGTTGATGCGGCACAGCCGCAGGATGAACGTCGTGATGCTTTCCAGGTCGCCGGCCAGGCCGATCACGCCGCCGGGCACGGCGCGCAGCTGCACCAGGGTCTGCCCGGCGCGGTACTCGGCGGGCAGACCCTGCCGCGCGCGCGCGAGCGCCGACGCGGGAGGCGGGGCGTGCGGCACGCCGTCCGTGAACCACGCCTGCCCGCCGCGGTCCACCAGCACGCCCCAGCTGCGCGTCGCGTCGGCGGCGTCGGCGAGGCGGTGCCGCGCGTACCCGGGCGAGCGCGCTGCGA encodes:
- a CDS encoding NAD-dependent epimerase/dehydratase family protein, whose protein sequence is MPETPQRILVTGAAGYLASWIVEDLLRNGHTVHGTVRHLKDHSKIQHLTDLAARYPQRLLLFEADLLSEGSFDQAMQGCSVVIHTASPYFLDRPRDVEQQLIQPALGGTRNVLAAVKRTETIKRVVLTSSIAALYNDACDLSGVDGQTVQEGDVNPNTRKTHNPYAYSKTIAEQAAWEECRQQQRWDLVSMHPGAIFGPSLSKRPDATSVGMMMQFLNGTYRQGVPRLWLGLVDVRDAARAHVRAATLAEAHHRYIVVAESLRLLEIARLMRVREFGVEDKLPQAEVPKGLMWLMGPMVGLQRRYIARNVNFPVHFNNQRSQTELGVHYRAPAETLNDHIRQLVGDGLIRA
- a CDS encoding helix-turn-helix transcriptional regulator, whose translation is MNNHIRALRKQRGWTQSDLAEQLDVSRQTINAIETGKYDPSLPLAFRISLLFAARIEDIFLFQESAGQ
- a CDS encoding FUSC family protein translates to MRYVREFLQLAPAQRDHLPAGRIALGVALPLLLLLSLNRLDLTIYASFAAFTGIYARHEPLSSRFRHQLTSAVLLLTCEAFGWWLAATHIGPWGLALAAAVTSGVGAVLAAALGLRPAGSLFFVFAVTSIASLPKPAPFGLAMGVGVAAAAFSVTLGVLGARFSERTRPDELHLPPPNSLREVELTWHGLRHTLAALLGGAAAALLAAFGHGAWAVVAAVAPISAQDHQGRVKRGIQRIVGTLLGVVFSAVLLAVPWQPWAQVVWIVTLQFLAELFVARNYSVALLFVTPLALLMTQLAHPSGTWGLLASRTVETVVGAAIGLGVVWVVRSAEERRSV
- a CDS encoding DUF2239 family protein, giving the protein MDDRTYTAFSGPNLLITAPLPDLLRTLKTHHDQHGAPTLIFDDHTGQQVDFDLRGTLDDVLQRHLPPPAKKGPGRPKLGVTSREVTLLPRHWAWLDEQRGGASATLRRLIDDARKLQPDPQGAARAAEAAGRFMTALAGDLPHYEEASRALYAGQGDRLDALTADWPADIRAHTLRLAAPALHRPETPAAPENAEPLS
- a CDS encoding HAMP domain-containing sensor histidine kinase produces the protein MSARLARLPLETRLFVALLVAILIITLPLYSLVLVQARNYTEAQLRTSLTQHLALAARSPGYARHRLADAADATRSWGVLVDRGGQAWFTDGVPHAPPPASALARARQGLPAEYRAGQTLVQLRAVPGGVIGLAGDLESITTFILRLCRINLSIAAALVLVASLTGGVLLRLGLQPLRGITRQARRLSAAHLSERLPVPATHDEVRALAESLNGMLDRLDGSFAALRAEESRTRAFAADASHELRTPLAALNGYLEVLARAPEDTQVRLELLMAARRESERAGRLVEDLLTLTRLDSGEALRPEPLEVRAWLTAFADRVRPVLPQHDLRVSVRGLQQVWAHADALRLEQALWNLLRNAARHAPPGTVIHVHAAQELDAVAFTVEDEGPGFTVEGLQRGFERFYRAHRDAHGAGLGLAIVRSIAEAHGGLARLGNRASGGAFVRFTAAAYPRALR